Proteins encoded by one window of Hafnia alvei:
- a CDS encoding LLM class flavin-dependent oxidoreductase, whose protein sequence is MSQQKKQILMNAFNMNCVGHIHHGMWTHPEDRSTDFNSLNYWLDLAKLLERGLFDGLFIADIVGVYDVYQQGIGLTARESIQLPVNDPMLLVPAMASVTQHLGFGVTANLSYEQPYLFARRMSTLDHLTQGRAGWNIVTGYLDSAARAMGQTQQIPHDRRYDMADEYLDVLYQLWEGSWQEDALLADRQNRIYADSTKIHSIQHHGEFFDVEGYHLTSPSPQRTPLLYQAGSSKRGIQFAARHAECTFVNGATPQAMKAQVNTLRQAAVAAGRRADSLKVFMGVGVIVAKTEAEAKEKHHEYLRYASPEAGLAHFSSSTGIDLASFDLDEPIVAGKVEAIESVTKAFSGWTKRRLLEQHALGARYPVIVGSPSQVADALQVWIDEADVDGFNLTRIVNPGSYRDFIDLVVPELQSRGVYKTEYAEGALRHKLFGQGAQLTALHPAAKRRYQPQPLQAFAG, encoded by the coding sequence ATGAGCCAGCAGAAAAAACAGATCTTGATGAATGCCTTCAACATGAACTGCGTTGGGCATATCCATCACGGTATGTGGACGCATCCCGAGGATCGCTCGACGGATTTTAATAGCCTGAACTATTGGCTCGATTTGGCGAAACTGCTCGAACGCGGTTTGTTTGACGGCCTGTTTATTGCCGATATCGTGGGCGTTTACGACGTATACCAGCAAGGCATTGGTCTAACGGCGCGGGAGTCTATTCAACTACCCGTGAATGATCCCATGCTGCTGGTACCCGCCATGGCGAGCGTTACACAACATTTAGGGTTTGGTGTTACCGCTAATCTCAGCTACGAGCAGCCTTATTTGTTTGCACGCCGGATGTCTACGCTTGACCACCTGACTCAAGGGCGCGCCGGATGGAACATTGTGACCGGTTATCTCGACAGCGCTGCGCGAGCGATGGGACAAACTCAGCAGATCCCGCATGACCGCCGCTACGACATGGCTGACGAATATCTTGATGTGCTCTACCAGCTCTGGGAAGGCAGTTGGCAAGAGGATGCGCTGCTGGCCGATCGTCAAAACCGAATCTATGCAGACAGTACTAAAATTCATTCTATTCAACATCATGGTGAATTCTTCGACGTGGAAGGCTATCACCTCACCTCTCCATCACCGCAGCGCACCCCGCTGCTTTATCAGGCGGGAAGTTCCAAACGCGGCATTCAATTCGCGGCTCGCCATGCAGAATGCACCTTTGTGAATGGCGCTACGCCGCAGGCCATGAAAGCTCAGGTCAATACGCTGCGTCAGGCTGCCGTCGCCGCGGGTCGTCGTGCCGATTCGCTCAAAGTGTTCATGGGCGTGGGCGTTATTGTGGCTAAAACCGAAGCTGAGGCGAAAGAAAAGCATCACGAGTATCTGCGCTATGCCAGCCCAGAAGCCGGGTTGGCACATTTCTCCAGCTCAACCGGGATCGATTTGGCTTCGTTTGATTTGGATGAACCTATCGTGGCGGGAAAAGTTGAGGCAATCGAATCCGTAACCAAGGCTTTCAGCGGCTGGACTAAACGCCGCCTCCTTGAACAGCATGCGTTGGGAGCACGTTATCCGGTGATTGTCGGGTCACCGTCGCAGGTCGCGGATGCGCTACAAGTGTGGATTGATGAAGCCGACGTGGATGGATTTAACCTCACGCGCATCGTAAATCCAGGCAGCTACCGCGACTTCATCGATTTAGTGGTGCCTGAACTGCAATCACGCGGCGTCTACAAAACCGAGTACGCCGAAGGCGCGCTGCGGCACAAACTTTTTGGCCAAGGCGCGCAGCTTACTGCGTTGCACCCAGCCGCTAAACGACGTTATCAACCGCAGCCGTTGCAAGCTTTTGCAGGTTAA
- a CDS encoding DUF4225 domain-containing protein encodes MDTALLDMMNSGGRNKVWAETMVNFEARKLINTANRLSAFHLQDDLTRINFAQEIKQVIEQQFAVARRAESDEDCIACIKNLRAETENLEEQCRMLRMKTAKLYAKVEFVRKNNKIVGYVISAVNLVLSGAEIALGTTLLASAEPLGVLAGAILVVDGFNGLSKEFSHQILHDSTAEGFAANAAMSTAEFMGFSSQSGLGVYKSISLVANAYSILGLIRKPGAWRLFRYMPVDYYRKISTLSRQKLTMKIVGYGVKAKVIFDLMTITDRAQS; translated from the coding sequence ATGGATACGGCATTGTTAGATATGATGAACTCTGGCGGGAGAAATAAAGTCTGGGCTGAAACAATGGTTAATTTTGAAGCCAGAAAACTGATTAATACTGCCAACAGACTTTCCGCTTTTCATCTCCAGGATGATCTGACCCGGATTAACTTTGCTCAGGAAATAAAACAGGTTATAGAGCAGCAATTTGCCGTTGCCCGACGCGCAGAATCTGATGAAGATTGTATAGCATGCATCAAAAACCTGAGAGCAGAGACCGAAAACCTCGAAGAACAGTGTCGGATGTTGCGCATGAAGACAGCAAAACTTTACGCTAAAGTAGAGTTCGTCCGGAAAAATAATAAAATTGTTGGTTACGTCATTTCTGCTGTGAACTTAGTGCTTTCGGGTGCAGAGATCGCTTTAGGAACAACGCTACTTGCCAGCGCTGAGCCATTGGGTGTACTGGCTGGTGCTATACTCGTAGTAGATGGGTTCAATGGCCTAAGCAAAGAATTTAGCCATCAGATACTTCATGATTCTACAGCTGAAGGGTTTGCTGCTAATGCAGCTATGTCTACGGCTGAGTTTATGGGGTTTAGTTCTCAAAGTGGATTAGGTGTGTATAAATCAATCTCACTTGTTGCTAACGCTTACAGCATTTTAGGTTTAATAAGGAAACCTGGGGCATGGAGACTATTTCGCTATATGCCCGTCGATTATTACAGAAAAATCAGTACGTTAAGCCGGCAAAAACTAACCATGAAAATAGTTGGATACGGCGTTAAGGCTAAAGTTATTTTTGATCTGATGACAATTACTGATCGCGCTCAATCCTAG
- a CDS encoding MetQ/NlpA family ABC transporter substrate-binding protein: protein MLLLSVQSVFAAAQFEGPLKLGTTAAFAPPLEVAVAEAKKQGLNVELIEFSDWIAPNVSLENGDIDVNLFQHKPFLENANQQGGLHLVPYAPAIINNVGLYSKKYSKISDLPVGAKVAIANDPINAGRGLLLLQKAGLITLKPGVDYKATQDDIISNPKKIQIIEIEAVQLSRSFDDVDLAQGYPSYLRQANTVAPESALLFDGIDHPQYIIQFVIRDGHQADPRLRKFVDIYQHSPVVRAKLDAFYGKLYQPGWSA from the coding sequence ATGCTGTTGTTGAGTGTTCAGAGCGTATTCGCCGCCGCGCAGTTCGAAGGGCCGTTAAAACTAGGCACCACGGCAGCATTCGCACCGCCGCTTGAGGTGGCCGTTGCCGAAGCGAAAAAACAGGGTTTGAACGTTGAGCTGATCGAGTTCAGTGATTGGATCGCGCCCAACGTGAGCCTAGAAAATGGTGATATTGACGTTAATCTTTTCCAGCACAAGCCCTTCTTGGAAAATGCCAATCAGCAAGGGGGTTTGCATCTCGTGCCATACGCGCCCGCCATCATTAACAATGTCGGCCTGTATTCAAAAAAATACAGCAAGATTTCCGATCTCCCGGTCGGTGCGAAAGTCGCTATCGCCAACGATCCGATAAATGCCGGACGCGGGTTATTGCTGTTACAAAAAGCGGGATTAATTACGCTGAAACCCGGCGTGGATTACAAAGCGACCCAAGATGACATCATCAGCAATCCCAAGAAAATTCAGATTATAGAAATTGAAGCCGTGCAACTTTCTCGTTCCTTCGACGACGTGGACTTAGCTCAGGGCTACCCAAGCTATCTGCGTCAGGCCAATACCGTAGCACCGGAAAGCGCTTTGCTGTTTGACGGCATTGACCATCCACAGTACATCATTCAATTCGTGATCCGCGATGGACATCAAGCCGACCCGAGACTGCGTAAATTCGTTGATATCTATCAGCATTCTCCGGTTGTCCGCGCCAAACTGGACGCATTTTACGGCAAGCTATATCAGCCTGGCTGGAGCGCATAA
- a CDS encoding peptidase U32 family protein produces MLRSDVLPKITHKNKIELLSPARDVAIAREAILHGADAVYIGGPDFGARHNAGNSLSDIAELVGFAHRYAAKVFVTLNTILHDDELKPAERLIHQLYEAGVDALIVQDLGILELDIPPIELHASTQTDIRSVEKAKFLSDVGFSQIVLARELNLNQIKAISDNIDATVEFFIHGALCVAYSGQCYISHAQTGRSANRGDCSQACRLPYTLKDDQGRVVAYEKHLLSMKDNDQSQNLIALIDAGVRSFKIEGRYKDMSYVKNITAYYRQHLDAIMTARPELAPASMGRTEHFFVPSPDKTFHRGSTDYFVNQRQMDIGAFDSPKFVGLPIGEVLKVGKDHVDVSVTEPLTNGDGLNVLIKRDIVGFRASKVEKIAANSFRVWPNEMLDALKNVRPHHPLNRNLDHNWQQALLKTSSERRIGVKLRLSGNENQLMLTASTADGVSVTQTLEGFFEIAKQPEKAFNSLHDGLAKLGQSIYFSEGIEINLPVAYFVPNGLLNQLRRETIDMLTEARLHAYQRGSRKAVSEPAPVYPETHLTFLANVYNHQAREFYQRYGVQLIDAAYEAHEEKGDVPVMITKHCLRFAFNLCPKQAKGVQGVKGRASPMQLVHQDEVLTLKFDCKPCEMHVIGKIKNHILKMPLAGSVVASVTPDELLKTLPRKSATTPKTKVRR; encoded by the coding sequence ATGCTACGAAGCGATGTTTTGCCTAAAATTACTCATAAAAACAAGATTGAATTATTAAGCCCCGCACGCGATGTTGCTATCGCCCGCGAGGCGATTCTACACGGCGCCGATGCCGTTTATATCGGCGGCCCAGATTTTGGTGCGCGCCATAATGCAGGCAACTCGCTCAGCGATATCGCTGAATTGGTGGGTTTTGCTCATCGATATGCGGCAAAAGTTTTTGTCACGCTGAATACTATTTTGCATGACGATGAGCTGAAACCGGCGGAACGTTTGATCCATCAGCTTTATGAAGCGGGAGTGGATGCCCTTATCGTTCAGGATTTGGGTATTCTCGAATTGGATATCCCGCCGATTGAGCTGCATGCCAGCACCCAAACCGATATTCGTAGCGTTGAAAAAGCTAAATTTTTATCCGACGTTGGCTTTTCACAAATCGTTTTAGCTCGCGAACTCAACCTGAATCAAATCAAAGCCATCAGCGATAACATCGACGCCACGGTTGAATTCTTTATTCACGGCGCGCTATGCGTGGCTTATTCCGGCCAGTGCTATATCTCGCATGCTCAGACCGGCCGCAGTGCGAACCGTGGCGATTGCTCGCAGGCATGTCGCTTGCCTTATACGCTCAAAGACGATCAGGGGCGCGTGGTCGCTTACGAAAAGCATCTTCTGTCGATGAAAGACAACGATCAAAGCCAAAACCTGATCGCCTTAATTGATGCCGGCGTGCGCTCGTTCAAAATTGAAGGGCGCTATAAAGATATGAGCTATGTGAAAAACATCACGGCTTATTATCGTCAGCACCTTGATGCGATTATGACAGCAAGGCCAGAACTGGCTCCGGCGTCGATGGGACGTACTGAGCACTTTTTTGTTCCGTCGCCGGATAAAACTTTCCACCGTGGCAGCACCGACTATTTTGTTAACCAGCGCCAAATGGACATCGGCGCGTTTGATTCGCCAAAATTTGTGGGTTTGCCTATTGGTGAAGTGCTGAAGGTCGGAAAAGATCACGTCGATGTGAGCGTGACGGAGCCGCTGACCAATGGTGATGGCCTGAACGTATTGATTAAGCGTGACATTGTCGGCTTCCGCGCCAGCAAAGTGGAGAAAATTGCCGCCAACAGTTTCCGCGTTTGGCCAAACGAAATGCTGGATGCGCTGAAAAATGTGCGTCCGCATCATCCGCTAAACCGCAATCTGGATCATAACTGGCAGCAGGCATTGCTGAAAACATCAAGCGAACGTCGTATTGGCGTCAAACTACGCCTGAGCGGCAATGAAAATCAGCTGATGTTAACGGCCAGTACGGCGGACGGGGTGAGCGTTACCCAAACGCTGGAAGGCTTCTTCGAAATTGCCAAACAGCCTGAGAAAGCCTTCAACAGTTTGCACGATGGTCTAGCGAAGCTAGGGCAGAGTATCTATTTTTCTGAGGGCATTGAGATTAACCTGCCAGTAGCGTATTTCGTGCCTAATGGTTTGCTCAATCAGCTGCGTCGCGAAACCATAGACATGCTGACGGAAGCGCGTTTACATGCCTATCAGCGTGGCAGTCGTAAAGCCGTATCAGAGCCAGCGCCGGTTTATCCTGAAACACACCTGACATTTTTAGCTAACGTGTATAACCATCAAGCGCGCGAGTTTTATCAGCGCTATGGCGTGCAGTTGATTGATGCCGCCTACGAGGCGCACGAAGAGAAAGGTGATGTTCCGGTGATGATCACTAAGCATTGCCTGCGCTTTGCCTTCAATCTTTGCCCTAAACAGGCCAAAGGTGTGCAGGGTGTGAAAGGGCGAGCGTCGCCGATGCAGCTGGTTCATCAGGATGAAGTGCTGACGCTGAAGTTCGATTGCAAACCGTGTGAAATGCACGTGATAGGGAAAATCAAAAATCACATTCTAAAAATGCCGCTGGCTGGCAGCGTAGTGGCGTCGGTAACGCCTGACGAATTACTGAAAACGTTGCCGCGCAAGTCAGCGACTACGCCAAAAACGAAAGTTCGTCGCTAA
- a CDS encoding class I SAM-dependent DNA methyltransferase, with protein sequence MTSPADNIIPLYQQNSAFWDSQRNGARGDSPRCEVPWLERFLAQLPANGHILDIGCGSGEPIAGYFIRQGFNVTGVDGASAQIARCRERFPQQRWLVNDMRELDLGARFDGIIAWDSFFHLCQADQRKMFTIFLAHAADKAALMFTSGPEQGEAIGEFCGKPLFHASLSPTEYINLLHQHQFSVVEHRVEDPECGFHTVWLAVRDA encoded by the coding sequence ATGACGTCTCCCGCAGACAATATTATTCCGTTATATCAGCAAAACTCCGCCTTCTGGGATTCGCAACGCAATGGCGCTCGGGGAGATTCGCCACGCTGCGAGGTTCCTTGGCTAGAACGGTTTCTCGCACAGCTTCCGGCCAATGGCCATATTCTGGATATCGGCTGTGGCAGCGGAGAGCCCATCGCAGGGTACTTTATTCGGCAGGGATTTAATGTCACCGGCGTCGATGGTGCTTCGGCGCAAATAGCGCGTTGCCGCGAACGTTTTCCACAGCAACGCTGGCTGGTTAACGACATGCGCGAATTAGATTTAGGTGCGCGCTTTGACGGGATCATTGCATGGGATAGCTTTTTCCATTTGTGTCAGGCCGATCAGCGCAAGATGTTTACTATATTTCTCGCACATGCTGCGGATAAAGCCGCGCTGATGTTCACCAGTGGGCCAGAACAGGGAGAAGCGATAGGGGAATTTTGTGGAAAACCGCTTTTTCATGCCAGCCTCAGTCCAACAGAGTATATAAATCTGCTCCATCAGCACCAATTCAGCGTGGTAGAACATCGCGTTGAAGATCCTGAATGTGGTTTCCATACCGTTTGGTTGGCGGTTCGTGACGCTTAA
- a CDS encoding DUF1127 domain-containing protein yields the protein MMGYDENQAKKPFLQSPFYLFFMGLYQHWQTWHMRRKAHNDLQRMSAQQLKDIGLSCADIDNITRQRR from the coding sequence ATGATGGGATATGACGAAAACCAAGCCAAGAAACCGTTTTTACAGTCGCCGTTTTATCTGTTTTTCATGGGGCTGTACCAGCATTGGCAAACGTGGCATATGCGAAGAAAAGCGCATAACGATTTACAACGGATGAGTGCGCAGCAGCTGAAAGATATTGGTCTATCCTGTGCGGATATTGACAATATAACCCGCCAGAGAAGGTAG
- a CDS encoding SfnB family sulfur acquisition oxidoreductase, producing MTTQVRPQTPAARLETTHQILALTQRLAEAFSLESALRDRERRLPDTELHTLFSSGLGGITVPAQFGGADVSCATLAQVVSRLAQADGSIGQVPQNHFYALEVLRINGTQAQQQRLYQEVLDGVHLGNALAEFGTPNAHTRRTHLHRSGNKLLLSGRKFYATGAIYAQRIPVLALGEDGNEVLIFLPRETEGLTIIDDWSGFGQRTTGSGTVLLNNCEVDIDDVVPFHTAFERPTTVGPFAQLLHAAIDQGIARAAYEDMLAFVREHGRPWIDSGVSAATDDPLTLERIGRISSRLSAGDALLEIAGLSVDTAQHNPTADSVAQASIDVAQARAYTTEVALAAGNLLFELGGSRSTLREYNLDRHWRNARTHTLHDPVRWKYHAVGNFYLNGQRPPRRGTI from the coding sequence ATGACAACACAGGTTCGCCCGCAAACGCCTGCGGCCAGATTAGAAACGACACACCAAATATTAGCGCTGACACAACGTTTAGCCGAGGCATTCTCCCTCGAATCGGCGCTGCGTGACCGAGAGCGACGCTTGCCTGACACTGAACTGCATACGCTGTTCAGCAGTGGTTTAGGGGGTATCACCGTTCCGGCGCAATTCGGCGGAGCCGATGTGTCCTGTGCCACGTTGGCACAGGTGGTGAGCCGTTTGGCTCAGGCTGACGGCTCTATTGGTCAGGTGCCGCAAAATCATTTCTATGCCTTGGAAGTTTTGCGTATCAATGGCACTCAGGCGCAACAACAACGGCTATATCAGGAGGTCTTAGACGGCGTGCATCTGGGGAATGCATTGGCTGAGTTCGGCACACCGAATGCCCATACACGCCGCACTCACCTGCATCGCAGCGGCAATAAACTGCTACTTTCCGGGCGTAAATTTTATGCCACCGGTGCGATTTATGCCCAGCGCATTCCTGTTCTGGCACTGGGAGAAGACGGCAACGAAGTGCTGATTTTCTTACCTAGAGAGACTGAAGGGCTGACCATTATTGATGACTGGTCAGGTTTTGGTCAGCGCACCACCGGCAGCGGCACGGTGTTACTCAATAATTGTGAAGTTGATATTGATGACGTAGTGCCTTTCCACACCGCATTTGAGCGTCCAACCACCGTTGGCCCCTTTGCACAGCTGTTGCATGCCGCCATCGATCAAGGCATCGCGCGCGCGGCCTACGAAGATATGCTGGCATTTGTGCGTGAGCATGGGCGCCCGTGGATAGACTCCGGCGTGAGCGCCGCCACTGACGACCCTTTGACGCTGGAACGAATCGGACGAATTTCCTCACGCCTGAGCGCGGGTGATGCGCTGCTGGAAATCGCCGGTTTATCGGTTGATACCGCGCAACATAACCCAACGGCGGATAGCGTGGCGCAGGCCTCTATTGATGTTGCACAGGCGCGCGCATATACCACCGAGGTAGCGCTGGCAGCCGGTAACCTTCTTTTTGAACTGGGCGGGAGTCGTTCCACGCTGCGTGAATATAACCTCGATCGCCATTGGCGCAATGCGCGTACTCATACCCTGCACGATCCTGTTCGCTGGAAATATCATGCGGTTGGGAATTTTTACCTCAATGGGCAACGCCCGCCGCGCCGAGGGACGATCTGA
- a CDS encoding PLP-dependent aminotransferase family protein, translated as MTRYQHLADLLAQRIEAGLYQSGERLPSVRTLSDEHSVSISTVQQAYHLLEDRQLITPQPRSGYYVTPRKHTPPAPAISRPAQRPVEITQWGCVLDRLNEEPDNDAIPFGSGSPDMCQFTMAPLWKAMTRLMQAQDSRVLNYDPVYGSHALREQVARLTIDSGCHLNPADIIITHGCHEALMVAIRAACQEGDIVAVESPAFHGIMQKLRGSKIKVIEIPTDSSTGISVEALKLALEQWPIKAVMLVPNCNNPLGFIMPEQRKRELLSLAQCYDIAIIEDDVYGDLAFEYPRPITIKSLDTDGRVLLCSSFSKTVAPGLRVGWIAPGRYFDRVVYMKYTGTGASASHPQLAIAEFIKSGGYQTHLRRMRKYYQQNLEKFTCRVREYFPCGICVSRPQGGFMMWIELPEHFDSVRLSLELSEAKVQFVIGSLFSASGKYRNCLRLNYGLPYSDKVDQALRKLAKAVECAMLECQLQVAEENRQSLMKAQKAAMALSCEVWKK; from the coding sequence ATGACGCGCTATCAACATCTCGCAGATTTATTAGCACAACGAATTGAAGCGGGGCTATATCAAAGCGGCGAGCGCTTGCCCTCGGTTCGAACGCTGAGTGATGAGCATTCCGTGAGCATCAGCACCGTGCAACAGGCCTATCATCTGCTTGAGGATAGACAGCTCATCACGCCACAGCCACGGTCGGGATATTATGTTACGCCCCGCAAACACACGCCGCCCGCACCGGCGATAAGCCGTCCAGCTCAACGTCCGGTAGAAATAACGCAGTGGGGATGTGTTCTCGATCGCCTTAATGAAGAACCTGATAACGATGCCATTCCTTTCGGCAGCGGCTCACCGGATATGTGCCAGTTCACAATGGCACCGTTATGGAAAGCGATGACTCGGCTTATGCAGGCGCAAGACAGCCGAGTATTAAATTACGATCCTGTGTACGGTTCTCACGCCTTGCGTGAACAGGTTGCGCGTTTGACCATTGATTCGGGATGCCATTTAAATCCTGCTGATATCATCATCACTCATGGTTGCCATGAGGCGCTGATGGTGGCAATTCGCGCGGCGTGTCAGGAGGGCGATATCGTTGCGGTGGAATCGCCCGCCTTTCATGGGATCATGCAAAAGCTGCGCGGTTCTAAAATAAAAGTCATCGAAATTCCCACTGACTCTAGCACCGGTATCAGCGTTGAAGCCTTGAAGTTAGCGCTTGAACAATGGCCGATCAAAGCAGTGATGTTGGTGCCTAACTGTAATAACCCACTGGGTTTCATCATGCCAGAGCAACGCAAGCGGGAATTATTATCGCTGGCGCAATGCTACGATATCGCCATCATTGAAGACGACGTGTATGGCGATTTAGCCTTTGAATATCCTCGTCCTATCACGATCAAATCGCTGGATACCGATGGACGCGTATTGCTGTGCAGCTCTTTCTCGAAGACGGTTGCTCCGGGGCTTCGCGTTGGTTGGATTGCGCCAGGGCGCTATTTTGATCGCGTGGTCTACATGAAATACACCGGCACTGGCGCATCGGCTTCGCATCCGCAACTCGCCATTGCGGAGTTTATCAAGTCAGGCGGGTATCAAACTCATCTGCGGCGTATGCGTAAATACTATCAACAGAATCTCGAGAAATTTACCTGTCGAGTGAGAGAGTACTTTCCCTGCGGCATCTGCGTGAGCCGCCCACAGGGCGGATTCATGATGTGGATTGAGCTCCCCGAGCATTTTGATTCCGTGCGTTTAAGTCTCGAACTCAGCGAAGCCAAAGTGCAATTTGTCATTGGCTCGCTGTTCTCTGCATCGGGGAAATATCGAAATTGTTTGCGATTAAATTACGGACTGCCTTATAGCGACAAAGTCGACCAAGCGTTACGAAAACTGGCCAAGGCGGTTGAATGCGCCATGTTGGAGTGTCAGCTGCAAGTGGCTGAAGAAAACCGCCAATCGCTGATGAAAGCGCAAAAAGCAGCTATGGCGCTATCATGTGAGGTCTGGAAGAAGTAA
- a CDS encoding SfnB family sulfur acquisition oxidoreductase — protein sequence MPVLTPDENKYQNNSAVFPAKIITTEREAIEAAKQVAKFAAEEAQHRDQQRVLPHAALDLFTHSGLGSITIPKVFGGPQLSFATVAEVFRIISAVDPALGQIPQNHFGILQLLSITASEEQLKRLYGSVLAGWRIGNGGPERGTKDTLDMRTRLTKTAAGLVLNGEKFYSTGALFAHWVAIKAIDDNQQPVITFVPKHTEGLHIVDDWSGMGQRTTASGTIKLHNVLVAPENVIALAPISQQPNIQGAVSQLIQAAIDSGIAHGALEEATSFVRERSRPWIDANVDRNSDDLYIIADVGRLTIELNAANALLKRAASILDQTQSAPITAESAAYASIAVAEAKVLTTDIALAASEKLFEWAGSRSTLAEFGLDRHWRNARTHTLHDPVRWKFHAIGQYRLNGIFPARHSWI from the coding sequence ATGCCCGTATTAACGCCTGATGAAAATAAATACCAAAACAATTCGGCGGTATTTCCAGCCAAAATAATCACCACCGAGCGTGAGGCGATAGAAGCCGCCAAGCAGGTGGCGAAGTTTGCCGCAGAAGAGGCTCAGCACCGCGATCAGCAGCGTGTATTACCGCACGCTGCGCTCGACTTGTTCACGCACAGCGGCCTTGGCAGCATCACGATTCCGAAAGTATTTGGTGGACCGCAGCTCTCTTTCGCCACCGTTGCTGAAGTTTTCCGGATTATTTCTGCCGTTGATCCGGCGCTGGGGCAAATACCGCAAAACCACTTTGGCATTCTGCAACTATTAAGTATTACGGCCTCAGAAGAACAATTAAAAAGATTATACGGTTCTGTACTCGCAGGATGGCGTATTGGCAATGGCGGCCCAGAACGCGGAACAAAAGATACTTTGGATATGCGCACACGCCTAACCAAAACCGCAGCGGGCTTAGTATTAAACGGTGAGAAATTTTATTCTACCGGTGCATTGTTTGCTCATTGGGTGGCGATTAAAGCTATCGATGATAATCAACAACCGGTGATCACTTTTGTTCCTAAACACACGGAAGGTCTGCATATCGTCGACGATTGGTCGGGTATGGGACAGCGCACCACCGCCAGCGGAACGATTAAGCTGCACAACGTGTTAGTGGCTCCAGAGAATGTGATTGCCCTCGCCCCTATTTCACAGCAGCCGAATATTCAGGGCGCAGTTTCTCAGCTTATTCAGGCCGCTATCGATTCGGGTATCGCCCATGGTGCCCTAGAAGAAGCAACATCATTTGTACGCGAACGTTCACGCCCATGGATTGATGCCAACGTAGACCGTAACAGCGACGACCTTTACATCATTGCCGACGTTGGTCGTTTAACTATCGAACTGAATGCCGCAAATGCCCTATTAAAACGAGCCGCGAGTATCTTGGATCAGACGCAATCAGCGCCGATAACGGCAGAAAGTGCCGCCTATGCCTCGATTGCCGTCGCAGAAGCCAAGGTCTTAACCACGGATATTGCCCTCGCGGCCAGTGAAAAACTGTTTGAGTGGGCAGGTAGTCGCTCGACGTTGGCCGAATTTGGTTTAGACCGTCATTGGCGTAACGCCCGCACTCACACGCTACACGATCCAGTGCGCTGGAAGTTTCACGCCATCGGCCAGTATCGCCTTAATGGCATATTCCCTGCCCGCCACTCTTGGATTTAA